One genomic window of Candidatus Trichorickettsia mobilis includes the following:
- a CDS encoding autotransporter outer membrane beta-barrel domain-containing protein — protein sequence MYAKIKDPTQLPGIIAGLKANSTNPDAFGKYFLSLGGVSPEKAAAEMAAIEAFVNINVKLKNTMDGLFVKLAADLQITPAQAEQMLISSVAKQNPAAAEILKISIQYIDSTYKNSENPFTMGAVKNFIFDPNGPIAQSLSGSDKATKLAALPPVQKPDTTSVYAEALRNTATDVLRLVDNRIAVLAMNGGNLAEGDGVAAGDGMFDHYGVWVKGMITQAQQKEYGLIQAYKLNQSGVTVGADIGNTHKLGAAFSYTHTTVNGKGGHISKDRVRNYIGTVYGLYDFENNIFISGQGQYGTSKMKKSRDTNDLNHNNAYGKTKGTIFGGKMEAGYDYKTSYNENWHLIPSTGISYNKLNVKGYREQGSADTLTRQIDKRNSYTTSALFGIKTSYIVNMQTYNIVPEAHINISQILKQKNGASVVSIIDAIAPTTTPSAKAAKTTYVFGGSVQILQLKAFDVTLGYDHTRSKKFYANTGYLNLRVNF from the coding sequence TTGTATGCCAAAATAAAAGATCCAACACAGCTGCCTGGAATTATAGCCGGACTGAAAGCTAATTCGACTAATCCAGACGCGTTTGGCAAGTATTTTTTATCATTAGGCGGCGTGTCTCCGGAAAAAGCAGCTGCAGAAATGGCGGCTATAGAGGCCTTTGTTAATATCAATGTAAAGCTTAAAAATACAATGGACGGATTATTTGTTAAGCTTGCTGCTGATTTACAAATAACACCGGCTCAAGCAGAACAAATGTTGATTAGTAGCGTTGCTAAACAAAATCCTGCCGCTGCAGAAATACTTAAAATATCCATTCAATATATCGATAGTACATATAAAAATTCAGAAAATCCTTTTACTATGGGTGCCGTTAAGAATTTCATATTTGATCCAAATGGTCCTATAGCTCAATCTTTATCAGGCAGTGATAAAGCCACTAAGTTAGCTGCTTTACCACCTGTACAAAAACCTGATACTACAAGTGTATATGCTGAAGCACTACGTAATACTGCTACAGACGTTTTACGTTTAGTAGATAATAGAATTGCTGTGCTTGCTATGAATGGTGGAAATCTGGCAGAAGGAGATGGAGTTGCTGCTGGTGACGGTATGTTTGACCATTACGGAGTTTGGGTTAAAGGTATGATCACTCAAGCACAACAAAAAGAATATGGCCTTATTCAAGCATATAAACTAAATCAGTCAGGCGTGACTGTAGGCGCTGATATTGGTAACACTCATAAACTGGGAGCAGCTTTTTCGTATACTCACACTACAGTTAATGGTAAAGGCGGTCATATCAGTAAAGATAGAGTAAGGAACTATATTGGTACTGTTTATGGATTATATGATTTCGAAAATAATATCTTTATCAGCGGTCAAGGTCAGTACGGAACTAGTAAGATGAAAAAATCAAGAGATACTAACGATTTAAATCATAATAATGCTTACGGAAAAACCAAAGGCACCATCTTCGGTGGTAAAATGGAAGCAGGCTATGATTATAAAACCAGCTATAATGAAAATTGGCACTTAATTCCAAGTACTGGTATCTCTTATAATAAATTAAATGTAAAGGGTTATCGCGAACAAGGCAGTGCTGACACCTTAACAAGACAAATAGACAAAAGAAATTCATATACAACATCAGCTCTGTTTGGAATAAAAACTAGTTATATTGTTAATATGCAAACTTATAATATAGTGCCAGAAGCACATATTAATATAAGTCAAATTCTCAAACAAAAAAATGGAGCTAGTGTTGTGTCAATTATTGATGCAATAGCTCCAACAACAACTCCATCAGCAAAAGCAGCAAAAACAACTTATGTATTTGGTGGCTCAGTCCAGATTTTACAGTTAAAAGCTTTTGATGTAACTTTAGGATATGATCATACTAGAAGTAAAAAATTCTACGCCAATACTGGATATTTAAACCTAAGGGTAAATTTTTAA
- a CDS encoding IS630 transposase-related protein has product MTYSIDFRKKVLAIKEKEKMSFESISKRFGVGKNTVFVWTKKISPLKNRNRASKKIPIDKLREDVVQYSDAYQYERAERLGVSKSGIQKALKKLNITYKKSFKTSEGKRRREVRISE; this is encoded by the coding sequence ATGACATATTCGATAGATTTTAGAAAGAAAGTACTGGCTATCAAAGAAAAAGAGAAGATGAGTTTTGAATCAATATCAAAACGTTTTGGAGTAGGAAAAAACACGGTATTTGTATGGACTAAAAAAATATCTCCTCTAAAGAATAGGAATAGAGCTTCGAAAAAAATACCGATTGATAAATTGAGAGAAGACGTGGTGCAATATAGTGACGCGTATCAATATGAAAGAGCTGAGCGGTTAGGAGTGAGTAAATCTGGAATACAAAAAGCATTAAAGAAGTTGAACATTACGTATAAAAAAAGCTTTAAAACATCCGAAGGCAAAAGAAGAAGAGAGGTTAGAATTTCAGAATAA
- a CDS encoding proline/betaine transporter, giving the protein MLGIGLASIAAYLVELSTFKDAWRICFWCGGCTGLAGYYLRRYSINKRDVLQAAAKSNYSNLSQVMWQHKLVIVQIAAVINIYYLTYCIPFIVMNSFIPLITNISASTMLALNTSLLIFDMLFIPICGKYAQKYPPALIMKNSCMVLAITIIPLWYSLNHASLWYVTAVRLWIVIWGIMFLCPLNLWCKKLVNSPDQYLVVGIGNALASATVGRLTPAICLSLWHITNISLSIALYIIVIIIGAIYVINLLGSGKEIL; this is encoded by the coding sequence ATGCTTGGTATTGGACTCGCCTCCATTGCTGCTTATTTAGTAGAACTATCTACATTCAAAGATGCCTGGCGTATTTGCTTCTGGTGTGGAGGTTGTACTGGATTGGCTGGTTATTATTTAAGACGATATTCAATTAATAAACGAGATGTTTTGCAAGCAGCCGCAAAAAGCAACTACTCGAATCTCTCTCAAGTTATGTGGCAGCACAAGTTAGTTATTGTACAAATCGCCGCTGTAATTAATATTTATTATCTTACCTATTGCATACCATTTATCGTAATGAACAGTTTTATCCCGTTAATTACAAATATTAGCGCAAGTACAATGCTAGCCCTGAATACCAGTTTATTAATCTTTGATATGCTATTCATCCCAATATGCGGAAAATATGCACAAAAATATCCTCCGGCGTTAATTATGAAAAATTCATGTATGGTGCTTGCGATTACTATTATTCCATTATGGTATAGTCTTAATCATGCTTCGCTATGGTATGTCACAGCAGTACGTCTATGGATAGTAATCTGGGGAATTATGTTTTTATGTCCACTAAATCTTTGGTGTAAGAAACTGGTAAATTCACCAGATCAATATTTGGTAGTAGGCATCGGCAATGCTTTAGCCTCAGCAACTGTAGGTCGACTTACTCCTGCAATCTGTTTGTCTTTATGGCATATTACCAATATCTCACTATCTATAGCATTGTACATTATTGTAATTATTATTGGTGCTATCTATGTAATCAATCTATTAGGCTCTGGAAAGGAAATTTTATAG
- a CDS encoding IS5 family transposase (programmed frameshift): MRYKNLSILSEEHFRRLTGVRNSTFEKMVGILKTEKQINRRYQGGRRASLSMEDSLLMTLEYLREYRTYFHIAKNYGVSESSAFKTIRFVEDTLIKHPDFALPGKKALVKSGMEYELVLIDATESPIERPPKKQKYYYSGKKKRHTLKTQIVVDKKSKRVICTSFSNGKRHDFKLFKESRTHILPEVKVITDTGYQGLQKIHTNSELPKKKSKKNALTKEDKKNNRSLASDRVLNENVIGMLKRFKIIADKYRNRRKRFGLRFNLIAGLYNWDLGK, encoded by the exons ATGAGATATAAAAATTTAAGCATTTTATCGGAAGAGCATTTTAGAAGATTAACTGGGGTAAGAAATAGTACATTCGAAAAGATGGTAGGGATTTTAAAGACAGAGAAACAAATAAATAGGAGGTACCAAGGTGGCAGAAGAGCTAGTCTTAGTATGGAAGACAGCCTATTAATGACACTTGAATATTTAAGGGAATACCGTACCTATTTTCATATAGCTAAGAATTATGGGGTTAGCGAAAGCAGTGCATTTAAAACAATTCGTTTTGTTGAAGACACTCTAATAAAACATCCGGATTTTGCTCTTCCAGGTAAGAAGGCTCTAGTTAAAAGCGGTATGGAGTATGAATTAGTTTTAATAGATGCTACAGAAAGCCCTATAGAGCGACCCC CAAAAAAACAGAAATACTATTACTCAGGTAAAAAGAAAAGACATACGTTAAAGACTCAAATAGTAGTAGATAAGAAAAGCAAACGAGTCATATGCACTTCTTTTTCCAATGGTAAGCGTCATGATTTTAAATTATTTAAAGAATCAAGAACCCATATACTGCCTGAGGTTAAAGTGATTACTGATACTGGTTATCAAGGCTTACAGAAGATTCATACAAATTCTGAGCTACCAAAGAAAAAGAGTAAAAAGAATGCTTTAACCAAAGAAGATAAGAAAAATAATAGAAGTTTAGCAAGTGACAGAGTATTAAATGAAAATGTTATAGGTATGTTAAAGCGTTTTAAAATAATTGCTGATAAATATCGAAATAGACGCAAAAGATTTGGTCTTAGGTTCAATTTAATTGCTGGTTTATATAATTGGGATCTTGGTAAATGA
- a CDS encoding IS91 family transposase: protein MIGVIGVDFTEKYSELRYGIIFNVTKVILCGTKYLGFKSYSCPTCDHGKSVVFSCKGRFCSRCGKKQTDQWISKATNVLPKTRWQHITFTMPDSLWPIFWLNRNLFGLISAVAAGIIKEIATKKKIVVAIFTALHTFGRDLKRNVHIHLSVTCGGIDSKGNWRKLFFPAEPIKKMWRHRILELFRSEYASSNLKLPSKYQNDGDFNNWMIGLYEISWYVYLQKPSDDHKRNINYLGRYIKRPPISEARIEEYDGLQVTFRFLDHYNNTIDHVTMPVLQFISSLIMHIPDRYFRIIRYYGFLSNRTRGIQLPIVYKAINQIIPKKIKSLNWRLMIWLNFKKDPLSCPNCNQFMSLRQVYYGLSPPLLLVKINELL, encoded by the coding sequence TTGATCGGGGTAATTGGCGTCGATTTCACTGAAAAATATAGCGAGCTGAGGTATGGTATTATCTTTAACGTTACTAAAGTTATATTGTGCGGAACGAAATATTTAGGATTTAAGAGTTATAGCTGCCCTACATGTGATCACGGTAAATCAGTAGTATTTAGTTGTAAAGGTAGATTTTGTTCTCGTTGCGGTAAGAAGCAAACAGATCAATGGATAAGTAAAGCTACCAATGTTCTACCAAAGACACGTTGGCAGCACATTACATTTACAATGCCCGACTCATTATGGCCAATATTTTGGCTTAATCGCAATCTGTTTGGATTAATTTCTGCTGTTGCCGCCGGAATTATTAAGGAAATAGCAACAAAGAAAAAGATTGTAGTCGCTATATTTACTGCCCTGCACACCTTCGGTAGAGATTTAAAACGTAATGTTCATATCCATTTATCGGTTACTTGCGGCGGTATAGATAGCAAGGGTAATTGGCGTAAATTATTTTTCCCTGCCGAGCCTATTAAAAAAATGTGGAGACATAGAATTCTTGAGTTATTTCGCTCAGAATACGCCTCAAGTAATTTGAAATTACCGTCGAAATATCAAAATGATGGCGATTTTAACAACTGGATGATCGGCCTATATGAAATCAGTTGGTATGTTTATTTGCAAAAACCATCAGACGATCATAAACGCAACATAAACTATTTAGGGCGATATATAAAACGACCTCCTATTTCTGAGGCAAGAATAGAGGAATATGATGGACTGCAAGTAACGTTTAGATTTCTTGACCACTACAATAACACGATTGATCACGTCACAATGCCTGTACTGCAGTTTATATCTAGCCTGATTATGCACATACCCGATCGTTATTTTCGAATAATAAGGTACTACGGCTTTTTATCTAACAGAACTAGAGGAATACAACTACCTATTGTATATAAGGCGATAAACCAAATTATACCTAAGAAAATCAAGTCATTGAACTGGAGATTAATGATTTGGTTAAACTTTAAAAAAGATCCGTTATCTTGTCCAAACTGTAATCAATTTATGAGCCTGAGACAGGTTTATTACGGTTTATCTCCACCCTTGTTATTAGTGAAGATCAATGAATTATTGTGA
- the smpB gene encoding SsrA-binding protein SmpB — protein MTEYKKIIAQNKQALFNYFIEERFEAGIILKGSEVQSLRQGKGNITDSHATNAGNEIFLYNCHIAEYDKAHQFNHDSRRPRKLLLHTKEIKKIIGKVRVKGYTLIALTLYFNSKNIAKIELGLAKGKKLHDKRESIKAKDWQREQGKLMRRKF, from the coding sequence ATGACCGAATATAAAAAAATTATTGCACAAAATAAACAAGCTTTATTTAATTATTTTATCGAAGAACGCTTTGAAGCCGGTATTATTTTAAAAGGCAGCGAGGTACAATCATTACGTCAAGGCAAAGGTAATATCACCGATAGCCACGCTACTAATGCCGGTAATGAGATATTTTTATATAATTGTCATATTGCCGAATATGATAAAGCTCATCAGTTTAATCATGATTCACGACGACCACGCAAACTATTACTACATACTAAAGAAATTAAAAAAATTATCGGTAAAGTCAGAGTAAAAGGTTACACTCTGATTGCATTAACCTTATATTTTAATAGCAAGAACATTGCCAAAATTGAGCTAGGACTAGCTAAAGGCAAAAAACTGCACGACAAAAGAGAATCCATTAAAGCCAAAGATTGGCAAAGAGAACAAGGAAAATTAATGCGCCGCAAATTTTAG
- a CDS encoding UbiX family flavin prenyltransferase, with protein sequence MNNNYIPQIVVAISGASGAIYGIKTLEYLKCHNIQSHLIISKSAYLTITQETTYSIKQVKSLATYVYNYTDIGSKIASGSFQTMGMIIAPCSMKTLASIASSYEDNLISRTAGVTLKERRRLVLMTRETPLHIGHLQNMLQASQYGAIIAPPVPAFYNSPENINDLINHSVARVLDLFNIDTPTIKRWDGMNLSYKSDLE encoded by the coding sequence TCAGGAGCCTCAGGCGCAATTTATGGTATAAAAACGCTTGAGTACTTAAAATGTCATAATATACAAAGTCATTTAATTATCTCAAAATCTGCCTATCTAACAATTACTCAAGAAACTACCTACTCAATTAAACAAGTAAAAAGTTTGGCAACTTATGTTTATAACTACACAGATATAGGTTCTAAAATAGCTAGTGGCTCTTTTCAAACTATGGGCATGATAATTGCTCCATGTAGTATGAAAACTTTAGCTTCAATTGCTAGTAGTTACGAAGATAATTTGATTAGCCGTACAGCAGGTGTAACTTTAAAAGAAAGACGTAGATTAGTTTTAATGACTAGAGAGACCCCCTTACATATTGGACATTTACAAAATATGCTACAAGCATCACAATATGGTGCCATCATTGCTCCACCTGTGCCTGCTTTTTACAATTCCCCAGAAAATATCAATGATCTTATAAATCATTCGGTAGCCAGAGTCCTAGACTTATTTAATATTGACACTCCTACTATAAAACGATGGGACGGCATGAATTTGTCGTATAAATCAGATTTAGAATAG
- a CDS encoding IS630 family transposase, with protein MKKALKHPKAKEEERLEFQNKIKKYEAEEKVIVFTDESGFVHSAPRTHGYSAKGKRCYGVHDWHPSKRTNVIGALVGKSLLTVSIFDGNVNTVIFNSWVEQDLIPKLPNNSVVVTDNASFHKSPYLKTMIEKAGHILEYLPPYSPDLNPIEPKWAQAKSRRRKYRCDVDTLFEKYML; from the coding sequence ATAAAAAAAGCTTTAAAACATCCGAAGGCAAAAGAAGAAGAGAGGTTAGAATTTCAGAATAAGATAAAAAAGTACGAGGCAGAGGAAAAAGTTATTGTCTTTACCGATGAGAGCGGGTTTGTCCATAGCGCGCCTAGAACTCACGGATATTCGGCAAAAGGCAAGAGGTGTTATGGTGTTCATGATTGGCATCCGTCAAAAAGAACTAATGTTATAGGGGCATTAGTAGGTAAATCGCTGCTAACCGTGTCAATTTTTGACGGCAATGTTAATACAGTTATTTTTAACAGCTGGGTAGAACAAGATTTAATACCGAAATTACCTAATAATTCCGTGGTTGTGACAGACAATGCAAGTTTCCATAAAAGTCCGTATTTAAAAACTATGATAGAAAAAGCTGGTCATATATTGGAGTACTTACCGCCTTATTCTCCTGATTTGAATCCTATTGAACCAAAATGGGCTCAAGCTAAATCTAGAAGAAGGAAATATCGCTGTGACGTAGACACTCTGTTTGAAAAGTACATGTTATAA
- a CDS encoding transposase, which produces MVNEFRKRSNVIGALVGKSLLTVSIFDGNVNTVIFNSWVEQDLIPKLPNNSVVVTDNASFHKSPYLKTMIEKAGHILEYLPPYSPDLNPIEPKWAQAKSRRRKYRCDVDTLFEKYML; this is translated from the coding sequence TTGGTAAATGAGTTTCGAAAGAGGTCTAATGTTATAGGGGCATTAGTAGGTAAATCGCTGCTAACCGTGTCAATTTTTGACGGCAATGTTAATACAGTTATTTTTAACAGCTGGGTAGAACAAGATTTAATACCGAAATTACCTAATAATTCCGTGGTTGTGACAGACAATGCAAGTTTCCATAAAAGTCCGTATTTAAAAACTATGATAGAAAAAGCTGGTCATATATTGGAGTACTTACCGCCTTATTCTCCTGATTTGAATCCTATTGAACCAAAATGGGCTCAAGCTAAATCTAGAAGAAGGAAATATCGCTGTGACGTAGACACTCTGTTTGAAAAGTACATGTTATAA
- a CDS encoding IS5 family transposase (programmed frameshift): MRYKNLSILSEEHFRRLTGVRNSTFEKMVGILKTEKQINRRYQGGRRASLSMEDSLLMTLEYLREYRTYFHIAKNYGVSESSAFKTIRFVEDTLIKHPDFALPGKKALVKSGMEYELVLIDATESPIERPPKKQKYYYSGKKKRHTLKTQIVVDKKSKRVICTSFSNGKRHDFKLFKESRTHILPEVKVITDTGYQGLQKIHTNSELPKKKSKKNALTKEDKKNNRSLASDRVLNENVIGMLKRFKIIADKYRNRRKRFGLRFNLIAGLYNWELGK; the protein is encoded by the exons ATGAGATATAAAAATTTAAGCATTTTATCGGAAGAGCATTTTAGAAGATTAACAGGGGTAAGAAATAGTACATTTGAAAAGATGGTAGGGATTTTAAAGACAGAGAAACAAATAAATAGGAGGTACCAAGGTGGCAGAAGAGCTAGTCTTAGTATGGAAGACAGCCTATTAATGACACTTGAATATTTAAGGGAATACCGTACCTATTTTCATATAGCTAAGAATTATGGAGTTAGCGAAAGCAGTGCATTTAAAACAATTCGTTTTGTTGAAGACACTCTAATAAAACATCCGGATTTTGCTCTTCCAGGTAAGAAGGCTCTAGTTAAAAGCGGTATGGAGTATGAATTAGTTTTAATAGATGCTACAGAAAGCCCTATAGAGCGACCCC CAAAAAAACAGAAATACTATTACTCAGGTAAAAAGAAAAGACATACGTTAAAGACTCAAATAGTAGTAGATAAGAAAAGCAAACGAGTCATATGCACTTCTTTTTCCAATGGTAAGCGTCATGATTTTAAATTATTTAAAGAATCAAGAACCCATATACTGCCTGAGGTTAAAGTGATTACTGATACTGGTTATCAAGGCTTACAGAAGATTCATACAAATTCTGAGCTACCAAAGAAAAAGAGTAAAAAGAATGCTTTAACTAAAGAAGATAAGAAAAATAATAGAAGTTTAGCAAGTGACAGAGTATTAAATGAAAATGTTATCGGTATGTTAAAGCGTTTTAAAATAATTGCTGATAAATATCGAAATAGACGCAAAAGATTTGGTCTTAGGTTCAATTTAATTGCTGGTTTATATAATTGGGAGCTTGGTAAATGA